The sequence below is a genomic window from Kosmotoga arenicorallina S304.
ACAATAGCAATTCCCATACCAGATTTCACCTTTGGCAGCTCGTCTTTGCCGACATAAATACGTCTTCCGGGCTTTGAAACCCTTACTATACCACTGATAACTCTTTGCCTGTTTCTTCTATCACCTTTGTACTTAAGAAACACCTTGAGAATTCCTTGCTTTCCGTCTTCAATGTATTTGTAGTCTTCGATATACCCTTCTTTTTTAAGAATATCCAAAACTGCGCGCTTCAAATTTGAAGCGGGTAGATCGACACTTTCCTTCATAGCAGCGTTAGCATTCCTGATTCTTGTGAGCATGTCGGCTATGGGGTCACTCCACATTTTACGTCCCTCCTCACCAGCTTGCCTTTTTTACACCGGGGAGTTTACCCTCAGAGGCGAGCTTTCTAAAACAAACCCTGCAGAGTCCGAATTCTCTATATACAGCCCTCGGTCTACCACAAAGATGGCATCTATTATACTTTCTGACTTTGAACTTGGGTTCTCTTTTCCACTTGGCAATCATTGATTTCTTCGCCATGTTCTACCTCCTTAACCCATTCTTTTAAAGGGCATTCCAAGAAGTTTCAGGAGTTCTCTTCCTTCTTCGTTTGTCTTGGCTGTTGTAACAATAATCACATCCATGCCCTGAATTCTCCTGACCTGGTCAGGTTTAAGTTCCGGGAAAATCAGCTGCTCAGGAAGCCCCAGAGCATAATTCCCGCGCCCGTCAAAGCTATCAGGATCGACACCCCTGAAGTCTCTGAGTTTTGGGAGAACTATATTGATCAGCTTGTAGAGGAAATTGTACATCCTTGCGCCTCTAAGCGTTACCTTGACTCCTAAAGGCATGCCCTCTCTGATTTTAAAATTAGCAATACTTCTTTTAGCCCTGGTAATAACAGGTTTCTGCCCAGCAATTGCATTGAGTTCCTTCGCATGTGTTTCGATGAGATCTGCGTTCTTAGAACCTTCACCGATACCCATGTTTACAACAATTTTGACAATCCTTGGCACCTGATGAATGTTCTTGTAATCAAAAGTTTTCATCATGGAAGGAACGACTTCTTTTTCATACTTCTCTTTTAACGGCACGTAGTTGTATGTCATTCACTATTCCTCCCCTGTCATACCTTGTCAATGATTTCTCCGCATTTCTTGCAAACGCGGACCTTTTCTCCACTTTCCAAAATGCGGTGTCCTACACGGGTTGGCTTATCGCAATTCGGGCAAACAAGCATAACTTTGCTGGCGTAGATGGGTGCTTCTCTTTCTATAATTCCACCTTCTCGATACTGGTTAGTGGGTCTCTGATGTCTCTTGGTGAAATTTACGCCCTGAACAATCACTTTGCCTTCTCTGGGGATTACCCGTAAGACTTTTCCTATTTTGCCCTTGTCTTTTCCAGAAATAACTTTTACATTATCTTCTTTCTTTATTCTCATCGCCATGTGCATCACTCCTCACCAAACCTCTTGAGCCAGGGAAGCTATTTTGGAAAAGCCCCTGTCCCTTATTTCGCGTGCAACAGGGCCGAAGACGCGTGTCCCCTTCGGTTGGTTTTGCTTGTCGATGATGACAGCTGCATTGTCGTCAAAGCGGATATAAGTTCCATCGGGTCTTCTTATCTCCTTTTTAGTCCTGACGACAACAGCCCTAACTATATCGCCCTTTTTGATGTCGGTATTGGGTACAGCTTCCCTTACAGAGGCAACGATTATATCACCAATGCTTCCGGCCTTTCTTTTGAATCCGCCGGATACCTGGATAACCTTTATGAGTTTCGCGCCGGAATTATCGGCAACTCTCAGATAAGATTCAAGCTGAATCATTCTACGTCACCTCCGGGGTTATTTTCAACGACCTCGGGAGTTTCGGTTTTTTCTTCGCCAAATTCGGTCTTCCTTACAATTCTTGTAACAACGAACTTTTTGGTTTTGCTGTATGGTTTGCTTTCTTCGATCTCAACCATATCGCCAATGTTGCAGATGTTTTCAGCATCGTGCGCATGGTACTTCTTTGAACGCTTTATGGTTTTTCCATAAAGGGGGTGAGCGAATATCCTTTCGACATTGACCACTACGGTCTTATCCATTTTATTGCTTACTACGGTTCCAATGAGTCTTTTCTTAGGCATAGCCGTTACCTCCTTATTCCGAGCTCGCGACCGCGGAGGATTGTTTTGATCCTTGCAATATCTCTCTTTACGAGCGTTATCTGAGAGTGGTTCTGCAATTTGTTCATTTCAAGCTGAAATCTCAAATCCAGGAGTTTTCTCTTCAGGTCATCAAGCATCTGCTTGAGCTCTTCATCAGTGTATTTCTGAAGTTCAACAGCCTTCATTAGAGCTCACCTCCTATATGGTACTTCGGAACTATTTTAGTTCGAATCGGAAGCTTGGTTGCTGCGTAGGCCAGCGCCTCCTTTGCCAGTTCGTCGCTAACTCCAGCGATCTCGAACATTATTCTCCCGGGCTTGACGACGGATACCCAACCTTCAACGTCGCCCTTTCCTTTACCCATTCTTACTCCTATGCCTTTTGAGGTGATGGGTTTATCCGGGAAGATTCTTATCCAGACTTTACCGTTTCTTTTGAGTGTCCTCATAATAGCAATACGACATGCTTCTATTTGTTGTGCAGTAATCCAGTGGGG
It includes:
- the rpsH gene encoding 30S ribosomal protein S8 → MWSDPIADMLTRIRNANAAMKESVDLPASNLKRAVLDILKKEGYIEDYKYIEDGKQGILKVFLKYKGDRRNRQRVISGIVRVSKPGRRIYVGKDELPKVKSGMGIAIVSTSHGVITDKDARKAGVGGEVICYVW
- a CDS encoding type Z 30S ribosomal protein S14 produces the protein MAKKSMIAKWKREPKFKVRKYNRCHLCGRPRAVYREFGLCRVCFRKLASEGKLPGVKKASW
- the rplE gene encoding 50S ribosomal protein L5, whose protein sequence is MTYNYVPLKEKYEKEVVPSMMKTFDYKNIHQVPRIVKIVVNMGIGEGSKNADLIETHAKELNAIAGQKPVITRAKRSIANFKIREGMPLGVKVTLRGARMYNFLYKLINIVLPKLRDFRGVDPDSFDGRGNYALGLPEQLIFPELKPDQVRRIQGMDVIIVTTAKTNEEGRELLKLLGMPFKRMG
- the rplX gene encoding 50S ribosomal protein L24, whose product is MAMRIKKEDNVKVISGKDKGKIGKVLRVIPREGKVIVQGVNFTKRHQRPTNQYREGGIIEREAPIYASKVMLVCPNCDKPTRVGHRILESGEKVRVCKKCGEIIDKV
- the rplN gene encoding 50S ribosomal protein L14 → MIQLESYLRVADNSGAKLIKVIQVSGGFKRKAGSIGDIIVASVREAVPNTDIKKGDIVRAVVVRTKKEIRRPDGTYIRFDDNAAVIIDKQNQPKGTRVFGPVAREIRDRGFSKIASLAQEVW
- the rpsQ gene encoding 30S ribosomal protein S17; this encodes MPKKRLIGTVVSNKMDKTVVVNVERIFAHPLYGKTIKRSKKYHAHDAENICNIGDMVEIEESKPYSKTKKFVVTRIVRKTEFGEEKTETPEVVENNPGGDVE
- the rpmC gene encoding 50S ribosomal protein L29 — its product is MKAVELQKYTDEELKQMLDDLKRKLLDLRFQLEMNKLQNHSQITLVKRDIARIKTILRGRELGIRR
- the rplP gene encoding 50S ribosomal protein L16 gives rise to the protein MLMPKRVKYRKQQRGKMRGKAKGGTLVHFGDWGLKALEPHWITAQQIEACRIAIMRTLKRNGKVWIRIFPDKPITSKGIGVRMGKGKGDVEGWVSVVKPGRIMFEIAGVSDELAKEALAYAATKLPIRTKIVPKYHIGGEL